In a single window of the Zea mays cultivar B73 chromosome 5, Zm-B73-REFERENCE-NAM-5.0, whole genome shotgun sequence genome:
- the LOC100277163 gene encoding uncharacterized isoform X1 gives MGGPSSPRRENDGEGSGGRSPAPATWKERPRSFDEKTRTACWRKAAVLSGRHPERWRQDAVGNVVCRRFWGCHGCLCYEYDHIVPFSKGGESTVENCQILQTRVNRSKSDKAWVAQAEMQGFSCDIMFTDKELDIIEMAVYGDVIRPGKQCRCRTVAEVLGQVKPTNRMAASQLIPFNRGT, from the exons ATGGGTGGCCCTTCCTCTCCCCGTCGGGAGAACGACGGCGAGGGGAGTGGCGGGAGATCTCCGGCTCCGGCGACATGGAAGGAGCGCCCGAGGTCCTTCGACGAGAAGACCAGGACGGCGTGTTGGCGTAAGGCAGCGGTGCTGTCGGGACGGCACCCGGAACGCTGGCGGCAGGACGCCGTGGGCAACGTGGTCTGCCGCCGTTTCTGGGGCTGCCACGGATGCCTCTGCTACGAGTACGACCACATCGTCCCTTTCTCCAAAG GAGGAGAATCCACTGTTGAGAACTGCCAGATCCTCCAGACTAGGGTGAACCGTTCCAAATCTGATAAAGCATGGGTAGCGCAAGCAGAGATGCAGGGTTTTTCCTGCGATATTATGTTTACTG ATAAGGAGCTAGATATAATTGAGATGGCTGTGTACGGGGACGTCATTCGTCCAGGGAAGCAATGTCGCTGCAGAACAGTAGCCGAGGTGCTCGGGCAGGTGAAGCCAACGAATCGCATGGCTGCAT CGCAGTTGATTCCATTCAACAGAGGAACTTGA
- the LOC100277163 gene encoding uncharacterized LOC100277163: MGGPSSPRRENDGEGSGGRSPAPATWKERPRSFDEKTRTACWRKAAVLSGRHPERWRQDAVGNVVCRRFWGCHGCLCYEYDHIVPFSKGGESTVENCQILQTRVNRSKSDKAWVAQAEMQGFSCDIMFTDKELDIIEMAVYGDVIRPGKQCRCRTVAEVLGQVKPTNRMAACELPDKGAS, translated from the exons ATGGGTGGCCCTTCCTCTCCCCGTCGGGAGAACGACGGCGAGGGGAGTGGCGGGAGATCTCCGGCTCCGGCGACATGGAAGGAGCGCCCGAGGTCCTTCGACGAGAAGACCAGGACGGCGTGTTGGCGTAAGGCAGCGGTGCTGTCGGGACGGCACCCGGAACGCTGGCGGCAGGACGCCGTGGGCAACGTGGTCTGCCGCCGTTTCTGGGGCTGCCACGGATGCCTCTGCTACGAGTACGACCACATCGTCCCTTTCTCCAAAG GAGGAGAATCCACTGTTGAGAACTGCCAGATCCTCCAGACTAGGGTGAACCGTTCCAAATCTGATAAAGCATGGGTAGCGCAAGCAGAGATGCAGGGTTTTTCCTGCGATATTATGTTTACTG ATAAGGAGCTAGATATAATTGAGATGGCTGTGTACGGGGACGTCATTCGTCCAGGGAAGCAATGTCGCTGCAGAACAGTAGCCGAGGTGCTCGGGCAGGTGAAGCCAACGAATCGCATGGCTGCATGTGAGTTACCAGACAAAGGTGCCTCTTAA